A window of Heterodontus francisci isolate sHetFra1 chromosome 2, sHetFra1.hap1, whole genome shotgun sequence genomic DNA:
TCTTAAACATGTAGGGTATCCTTAAATGTGAAGATGGGAATCTGTCTcttcaaggactgtgcagtgaccaCTCCTAAATACTGTCCGATgatccatggagaagtggaactgaagaAGAACTGTGCACTGCTCCTGTCTTGGTCATAACAGCAAGAAGCAGAGAATAAATGGTCAATGAAAGATTTTACTAGGCATTTCAGTCTTTTCCTTGAGCCAGAAATAAAAgtagacaattgaacaactaattgGATGAGGCAGCTCCACCAACAGTTCAGATTCAAGTGGAAATGGAGCATCCTGTGAGAAAGTTTACTAAAATTGTTTAGACCTCAACTGGAGGCCTGTTAAAAATTCTGGACACTATAAACTAAATGTAGGTGAAGGatgtagagggtgcagaaaagttactAGAATGAGCAATGCCAATTAAGTTGATAGAACAGCAGCAGCTTCTCAAAATCTACAAGAAGCTGAGGTGATTTGATAATTGTTCAAAGTGAGGGTCTGAACTATAGTTACAGAACTTACCATTGTTAGAATAAATCAGAACCAAAGGGCACAGGCTGGTCAACAATAGAACCAGAGGTGATGGGAGGAAGACCTACAGAACAGGCTGCAGATGGTTACAGATAGTTATTAATTTTATGCCAATATTGTCTGACTTTACTGTCATTGTCAGGTGAGTTTCCCCAAGCCTTCTGAAACTGCATGCTCAATATCAGCAGCAATCCCTTTCTAAAGGATTGCCCAGACAAGTGTATTGAATTAGCACTGAGCTGTTGTAACAGAGCAGTGTCATTCCACTGAATAGAGTGGAGTAGAGCTTCATTCAGCTGACACTACACAAGGATGAGCAGCCACAGACTCCATCCTGAATATCCTAATGCTGACCCTCCTTCATGCTTTGTAATGGGTCTGTAATCAATCTGTATTTGACAATTCCCAACAACTGCTCAGACTCAGTATTCAGCTTCCACTGCTGCTCAGCAACAGCCCTAACTGCTAAAGATATTTGTAGGAACAATCAGATTTGTCAATTACAAACATCACCCAGACTAGAGAAACAAGGAATCCTGCAGCACTGCCAGGCTCcagtcagttttcctaatctcccaTTGTGTCATTTCAGCAACCTGACTTGCTGTTTCCCCATCTTCAAGGATGCATCAGAGATATCCTAACTTGGTCCAATTAGTAGGAATGCTGGTGCTCCTCATGTTGCACTTCTCCCTCCTCCTGAAGCATCCAGGTATATTTGTCAGTAACCAGTATCTCCAGCAACCCAATAAAAACCCAAGCACATGGTCTAGACTAATCCTCAATACATCAGCTCAGGGTTAATTCTCAGCAGGAACAGATTGTTCAGATGTCTGTGGCAGAGTCCAGAAAACCAGTCCTGTTCACTGAGGATGGAGCTGACTGCTCATGTGTCAGGTTTGAACTAATTAATATATTTATGGAACTGGCAGTACCAGAAAGAGGTCTGAGACAATTGCCCAGGATCAGAGTTAGTTACAACTAGAATCATGAGCAACCCCATTTTATACTTGTGGGTGAGGTGTAATTGATCAATGAAAGTTCATTATAAATTGCAACTGCCATTGAATAATTTAACATTAAGATAGAGACCAAGACTTCATCCATAACAGGAGTTTATTATCCAGACAGATCTACAGTTCCATTGATCTGCACTCAGAACCCACCCTGTGAGCCACATCcattttccacacagcaacagtcgCAACCAACAGGGCCACAGAGAGCAGAGCCACCCCAACTGCTACTCCAGGAAGAACATGGGAGGGGGAATccacagcagcatctgtggagagaagccagGGTTAGATGGGCACCAGTTACTGCATCACTACACACTGGAGGAAGTTCCTCCTTTACCTTTCTCTTCCTGCTGGATCCCTGCAGACAATCTCTCCCCATCTTCCAGGAAAATGATGGGCCCAGTGGTCACCAAGGTCCCAGGCTGGTCATTGGTGCTTCTTCGTCTCACTGGGGAAGGAAGAGTTCAAGGTTCAGTAGTTGCCTGAATCAGATGTTCAAGCTCAAACTTGATAATCTCTGCTTCCGCCACATGCaagtttcaaaggaaattggatgggtgctgGATGGAAATAAAGCTTGTAGAGTTACAGGGATAGAGCAAAGGAATGGGACTGATTTGATGCTTTAAGAGTTAACAATTGACTGTGTGGAAAGGCTTCCTCTATTTACAAAACTTGCTCAGATGCAAAAAAAGAAGTCTGGTGCAAAATATCAGAGATAAGGGGCACGAGTTAAAAATGGCTGCCTGACTAAAACGGATTTTCCGATATTCAAATGAACCTGCTTCAACCAAGCAGCTTGCAGAATGGTCAGTGTGGACTCCGTGAAGTAATGTCACCAGTTGATAGGAATGTCCTCTCCACTGAAAATAGTTTCATTACATCTGGAATACCTGGTGACAGAATGAGAATAAGGTGCCAGTTCAATGTCCCAGACAAAAAATGTTGAACCTATTCCTGACCAGATAAGGTTTGGAGCAGAGTGCACCTGGACCAATTAGATTCCACTCTGCAGGTGAGGAGTGAGGAACAATGAACCAACATTCCTGCTCACATTATCCTGGCTGAGGGATCACAACATGCTTGGTCTGCATCTCCCTGCTTTCTTGTGCAGACACTGACTGCCACTTCCTGATGGAAACTTGCACACAATGGGACTTGGGGGAAAACATTGAGCAGTTCAGAGCTGCAGGATTGCTGACACTTCTgggcccagtgttcagatctcccacACACTCCCCATCAGGGTTCACTTTCTACTCACATCCCAGGTACTTACTGGGGCTGCAGGAAGCTGTGCAGTTCTCTCGGCTGGAAGGGGAGCaaacctcagcactgcagtggaagTAAACCTGCAAAGAGACAGTGCGGTATGGTGAGTGCCACAGctcccaggaagcaggaggagaggaatGCTTCTCCATTCAAAAAGATAGATAGAACAGGGAGCTCACTCAGTAACAAGCTCAACCAAGTCAGCCAGAATGACTGAAGGAGACTCACCTCCCCGCTCAGAGGCCGGCCTGAAACTCGCTCCCAGAAAGTGAAAGTGCTGACTACAAAGCGCTTATGATGAGTTGGGAAACGCAAATGGGAAGCAGCGTCTAGCGGGAGGAGGCGGCTTTTGTAGTTGTCACCAGTAAAGGGGCACCTGGAACAGAAAGAATGATAGCATTGCTGTCAACTAGTGATCCAAGATGAGACTAGAATACAATGCAGAGGAACAGGGAAACCACTTGCTAACACCTCATTGCTTTGCTGAATCTTCattgcctcccccaccccctcacctgttCACCAGGAGCTTCCATTGAAGCTGGGAATAGGGCTCGGCAGTAGGGCTCGCCCAGCACTCATTGAGCACCAGCACAAGGGATGGGTCGTTCCGGTTCAGGACACGAACCTCCACAAACACGGGCTCCCGGAGCACACTCAGGATCGGGTAGTCACTGGCCACGTACCAGCTCCGGTaggcagcatctgaaaagagaaagatgCAGGATGGTCACAatgtgcagagacagagagagagagagaagttggacACTAGCCATCAGAGAGCACTCGCTACCTCTCGCTATTCTCAGCTCCAGAAGCAGGATCCCGGTCTCGGTGGCAGGCAGTGGCGGAGAAAGGGTGTAAACTCGGGGCTTCAGCTGCAATTCAGACTCCTGGCTTCCCTTGTAACTGCACTGGACATGGagcctacaagagaagggacacgGCTACACAATTCAGCTCCTCACCACCTCTAGCCGCTCAATGTGCTCCCATTCTCACCTGAAGGGGCTGTCCCGGCTCACCGATCCCAAAGCACCATCCAAGATCTCAAACTGAGCCAACACATCCGTTTCATACACCACGTCCACCCCGTCCAGCTACAAGAGACACAAGACCATCAGTACTGACTGACACCCATTGATGGGACAGCCAAGCCACAATACATACCCGCTGGCTAGTGCCACACTCAGTAAGTGCGAACTCAAAGAGCACAGTGTCTACAGAGGCcacggtgggactgcactcagctccgTGTCCATCCTTCAGATGCACCGTTGTCAGGTTTACAGGAGGCAGCGTCAAATCCTTGGAGATGGCGATCAGGACCCGCCCATCCTTGGTGCAAACTGCAAGACAGGCAATGAAAGGCGTTTAGTTGTTGTCCCAATTTCAGCAGAACATGTTTCTGAGAatacttccagggatgagggactgggacTTCAGCTCTGTGGATAGAACAAGGAATACAGTCCCAGCTTCCCcaggaggagagatttgataggtgGGGAACATGAGGGGCCTAGAccaattagatagagagaaactgttcccattggcacaagggtggagaaccagagggcacagattgaaggagattggtagaagcagaggtgacaggagggaaaactgacacagagagtggttaggatctggaatgtactgcccgagTAGTGGAGACAGATTTAATCAGAGCTTTCAAAggctattggataattatctagagACTGCATGCAGGGTTTCTGGGAAAGGGAAGAGCTGAATTGCTCTGAGACAGtatggacacaacaggccaaatggccactTGTGCTGTTTCCAAGACTTGTTTGGGGAAAGCGAcctctgtgccacacaagtgccaggcaatgacctttgcTAACAAGGGAGCAAGTAACTATCTCTCCatgacattacaatcactgaatcatcAATTACAAGGACATAATTGTTTGGAGAaaacagatttacaagaatgttgccagagtttGAAAGT
This region includes:
- the LOC137381287 gene encoding zona pellucida sperm-binding protein 4-like, with protein sequence MNPQWALRLWEVVILGTLRLIQAQENADAPLEQQQTQEGHNYMNYGALYNFTDGICIPTVRDWSRDKAYFNTWLQVHSGNDKVCIQCSTDAIRVSCIRRKETKKSDSDLHGDLCTKDGRVLIAISKDLTLPPVNLTTVHLKDGHGAECSPTVASVDTVLFEFALTECGTSQRLDGVDVVYETDVLAQFEILDGALGSVSRDSPFRLHVQCSYKGSQESELQLKPRVYTLSPPLPATETGILLLELRIARDAAYRSWYVASDYPILSVLREPVFVEVRVLNRNDPSLVLVLNECWASPTAEPYSQLQWKLLVNRCPFTGDNYKSRLLPLDAASHLRFPTHHKRFVVSTFTFWERVSGRPLSGEVYFHCSAEVCSPSSRENCTASCSPMRRRSTNDQPGTLVTTGPIIFLEDGERLSAGIQQEEKDAAVDSPSHVLPGVAVGVALLSVALLVATVAVWKMDVAHRVGSECRSMEL